In Armatimonadota bacterium, one DNA window encodes the following:
- a CDS encoding nucleotidyltransferase — protein sequence MGGFAVGLQTDCRSTRDVDALIGGESLDLRSFLELAGEFGLKSRVPDIEADARLILVLRLVDVETNVPVDLSMSYTPFELGAIDAAEDLLVSGVTLRVARPEDLIIMKAIAHRLHDLSDMKQLLDHYPTVDFKRLEYWIRQYGEALDEPDLWDRIEPLLRDVK from the coding sequence ATTGGCGGGTTCGCCGTCGGACTTCAAACCGATTGCAGAAGCACTCGGGATGTGGACGCCCTGATAGGCGGGGAATCGCTTGACCTACGCAGTTTCTTGGAGCTGGCAGGCGAGTTTGGATTGAAGTCGAGGGTGCCGGATATTGAAGCTGATGCGCGTTTGATCTTGGTTTTGCGCCTGGTTGACGTTGAAACGAACGTTCCCGTTGACCTCTCAATGTCGTACACACCTTTCGAATTGGGCGCAATCGATGCAGCTGAGGACTTGCTTGTCTCCGGGGTCACGCTGAGGGTCGCTCGACCGGAAGACCTCATCATCATGAAGGCAATAGCCCACCGGCTTCACGACCTAAGCGATATGAAGCAGCTTCTGGATCACTATCCGACGGTTGACTTCAAAAGGCTTGAATACTGGATTCGACAGTATGGGGAGGCGCTCGATGAACCGGATCTTTGGGATAGGATAGAGCCCTTACTTAGGGACGTAAAGTGA
- a CDS encoding uroporphyrinogen-III decarboxylase-like protein — MATATRLPSPFSVPQAPDGEAFEACIRRQGTPQRVHIVELYLDFEVQQEIARRYGVWDGLSPEDPYYWPKCQIAIQRFLGYDYVTWGLWQDWKVPGQVAEDTAGLKREAGRRFTDHQHGPIMSWQDFERFDWPDPSKADTSSLEWLNANLPDDMCLIAGVTGHFLEQLTALMGYENLCYALADDRALVKAIADKVNDYYLHLYRTVVQFDRARMVWGSDDLGFRTGTLISPADLREFVLPAHKAAAEIFHRAGKLYLLHCCGQVLDIMEDLIEDVKVDAKHSYEDTILPVTEAKRLFGGRIAVLGGIDMDFLCRSTPDQVRARVRETLDICQPGGGYCLGTGNTVANFLPVDNYLAMLDEGRRWGDEGIKG, encoded by the coding sequence ATGGCTACCGCGACGAGGCTCCCGTCACCGTTTTCCGTGCCCCAAGCGCCCGATGGCGAGGCCTTCGAAGCGTGCATCCGCCGCCAAGGCACCCCGCAGCGCGTCCACATCGTCGAGCTGTACCTCGACTTCGAGGTCCAACAGGAGATCGCCCGCCGCTACGGCGTTTGGGACGGTCTCAGCCCTGAAGACCCCTACTATTGGCCTAAATGCCAGATCGCCATCCAGCGCTTCCTGGGCTACGATTACGTCACCTGGGGCCTCTGGCAAGACTGGAAGGTCCCGGGCCAGGTGGCCGAAGACACCGCGGGCCTAAAGAGGGAAGCAGGCCGCCGCTTCACCGACCATCAGCACGGCCCAATCATGAGTTGGCAGGACTTCGAACGCTTTGATTGGCCCGACCCCTCCAAAGCCGACACGTCGAGCCTCGAATGGCTGAACGCGAACCTCCCCGACGACATGTGCCTGATCGCAGGCGTGACCGGCCACTTTCTGGAGCAGCTTACGGCGCTCATGGGCTACGAGAACCTTTGCTATGCCCTGGCCGACGATCGCGCGCTGGTCAAAGCCATCGCCGACAAGGTGAACGACTACTACCTGCACCTTTACCGCACGGTGGTCCAGTTCGATCGAGCACGCATGGTCTGGGGAAGCGACGATTTGGGTTTTCGTACGGGCACCCTGATCTCGCCGGCCGACCTTCGCGAATTCGTGCTCCCCGCCCACAAGGCCGCCGCCGAGATCTTTCACCGTGCCGGCAAGCTCTACCTGCTCCACTGCTGCGGCCAAGTGCTGGACATCATGGAGGACTTGATCGAGGACGTCAAGGTCGACGCGAAGCACTCATACGAAGATACGATCCTCCCGGTCACCGAGGCCAAGCGCCTCTTTGGAGGCCGCATCGCCGTGCTCGGCGGGATCGACATGGACTTCCTGTGCCGGTCTACTCCAGATCAGGTTCGCGCTCGCGTGCGCGAAACGCTGGACATCTGCCAGCCCGGCGGCGGCTACTGCCTCGGCACCGGCAATACCGTCGCCAACTTCCTCCCCGTCGACAACTACCTGGCGATGCTGGATGAGGGGAGAAGGTGGGGAGATGAAGGGATAAAGGGATGA
- a CDS encoding family 20 glycosylhydrolase yields MLAGAPFVFDKSTRVYDATGDHASRFLKALVKNASNIDLKSTEDRSAVGQKGTIAFVPAMPEDGVKPEGYKLTIKNGSATVKFVDDAGAFYAVQTLRQLLPNSVETRSATGNPRPATRLDLPNLTITDYPRFSWRGMHLDVSRHFFPPDFIKRYIDFIALHKMNRFHWHLIDDGGWRMEVKKYPKLTEVGAWRTDTGEVWPGGAWNMGGLEFPGKNSGKKLYGGFYTQEEIRDIVKYAADRHVEVIPEIEMPGHNLPAMIAYPDLGCDLKGADTGMPKTNVFCAGKDSTLQFLEDVLKETMDLFPTKWIHVGADEVWKGFWQKCPDCQARVEKVGLKGDRATANGYRADHSPEENLQSWFVRHYENFLWRNGRTLIGWDEILEGGLAPGATVMSWRGIDGGIAAAKSGHEAVMSPTSHCYFDYGYEGTSTKHVYGWEPVPDVLNADESKFILGGQANVWTEWIATEARVEYMILPRMLATAEVLWLDPKKKDWESFSKRMGPYFGRLDALQCTYQMPAPEVQYGAVIFSDSAEVPAKEVPGIPFSLRYTTDGTSPDGKSPEYKGPIQVKADTLVSFAYVNSQGKPGDVARVSCKKFVPTNDKSELLQGLNVEGVKGDFSKVPDFAKQTIASSGFASVISNAALGFDHEYALRFTGFFEAPADGLYTFALSSDDGSTFKLAGAMVVDNDGLHGMGEKSASIHLKKGLYPIELGYFEQRGGKGLKLIVEGPGHPKGEVPESLLWRKGQKPKRQGS; encoded by the coding sequence ATGCTCGCCGGCGCGCCGTTCGTCTTCGACAAATCCACGCGCGTCTACGACGCCACAGGCGACCACGCCTCCAGATTCCTCAAAGCCCTGGTCAAGAACGCCTCCAACATCGACCTCAAAAGTACTGAAGATCGTTCCGCCGTCGGCCAAAAGGGAACCATCGCCTTCGTCCCCGCCATGCCCGAAGACGGTGTCAAGCCCGAGGGATACAAGCTCACGATCAAGAACGGATCGGCAACCGTCAAGTTCGTCGACGACGCCGGCGCCTTCTACGCCGTTCAAACCCTCCGCCAGCTTCTCCCCAACTCTGTCGAAACCAGGTCTGCAACCGGCAATCCGCGACCTGCGACCCGTCTTGACCTCCCCAACCTCACCATCACCGACTACCCCCGCTTCTCCTGGCGCGGTATGCACCTCGACGTCTCCCGCCACTTCTTCCCGCCCGACTTCATCAAGCGCTATATCGACTTCATCGCCCTGCACAAGATGAACCGCTTCCATTGGCATTTGATCGACGACGGCGGATGGCGGATGGAGGTCAAGAAATATCCGAAGCTCACCGAAGTAGGGGCTTGGCGCACGGATACCGGCGAGGTTTGGCCCGGTGGCGCGTGGAACATGGGTGGCCTGGAGTTCCCGGGCAAGAACAGCGGCAAGAAGCTCTACGGCGGCTTCTACACCCAAGAGGAGATTCGCGACATCGTCAAATATGCCGCCGACCGCCACGTCGAAGTGATTCCCGAAATCGAGATGCCCGGCCACAACCTGCCGGCGATGATCGCTTATCCCGACCTAGGATGCGACCTTAAGGGCGCCGACACGGGCATGCCCAAAACCAACGTGTTCTGCGCGGGAAAGGACTCGACGCTCCAGTTCCTCGAGGACGTGCTGAAGGAGACAATGGACCTCTTCCCCACCAAATGGATCCACGTCGGCGCGGACGAAGTCTGGAAGGGCTTTTGGCAAAAGTGCCCCGACTGCCAGGCGCGCGTCGAGAAGGTCGGACTCAAAGGCGACCGAGCGACTGCAAACGGGTACCGCGCGGATCACAGCCCTGAGGAGAACCTCCAGAGCTGGTTCGTGCGCCATTACGAGAACTTCCTGTGGCGGAACGGGCGAACGCTAATCGGCTGGGACGAGATCCTGGAGGGCGGCCTCGCTCCCGGCGCGACGGTCATGAGCTGGCGCGGCATCGATGGCGGCATCGCTGCGGCCAAATCAGGCCACGAAGCGGTCATGTCGCCCACCTCGCACTGCTATTTCGACTACGGCTACGAGGGCACGAGCACCAAGCACGTCTATGGTTGGGAGCCGGTCCCAGACGTGCTGAATGCCGACGAGTCGAAGTTCATTCTCGGTGGGCAGGCGAACGTATGGACCGAGTGGATTGCGACTGAAGCGCGCGTCGAGTACATGATCCTCCCGCGCATGCTCGCGACCGCCGAAGTCCTCTGGCTCGACCCCAAAAAGAAGGACTGGGAGAGCTTCAGCAAGAGGATGGGGCCCTACTTCGGGCGGCTCGACGCACTCCAATGCACGTATCAGATGCCTGCGCCCGAGGTCCAATACGGCGCGGTCATCTTCAGCGACTCCGCCGAAGTGCCCGCCAAAGAGGTGCCCGGCATCCCGTTCAGCCTGCGCTACACCACCGACGGCACGAGCCCGGACGGGAAGTCGCCCGAGTACAAGGGGCCGATCCAGGTGAAGGCAGACACTCTGGTCAGCTTCGCTTATGTGAACAGCCAAGGCAAGCCCGGAGACGTCGCGCGCGTCTCCTGCAAGAAGTTTGTGCCGACGAACGACAAGTCCGAATTGCTGCAGGGCCTGAACGTCGAAGGCGTAAAGGGCGACTTCTCCAAGGTGCCCGATTTCGCCAAGCAGACGATTGCCTCATCGGGCTTTGCTTCCGTGATCAGCAACGCGGCTCTCGGCTTCGACCACGAGTACGCTTTGCGGTTCACCGGGTTCTTCGAGGCGCCTGCCGATGGGCTCTACACCTTTGCCCTCAGCAGCGACGATGGGTCGACCTTCAAGCTGGCGGGCGCGATGGTGGTGGACAACGATGGCTTGCATGGCATGGGTGAGAAGTCGGCGTCGATCCACCTCAAGAAGGGGCTCTACCCCATCGAATTGGGGTACTTCGAACAGCGCGGCGGCAAGGGCCTGAAGCTGATCGTCGAAGGCCCCGGACATCCTAAAGGCGAAGTCCCGGAAAGTCTGCTCTGGAGGAAGGGGCAGAAGCCTAAGCGGCAGGGGTCATAG
- a CDS encoding aldehyde dehydrogenase (NADP(+)) codes for MLDTTLLTGRNYLGFATSSEGADRLHAVNASTGEQLAPAFALSTFDERALAAHRAGQAFYEFAALPAERRAEFLDRIAEEIDALGDSLLERANLETALPIPRLTGERARTTNQLRMFASLIREGSWVDARIDTAQPDRQPLPKPDIRRMLAPLGPIVVFGASNFPLAFSVAGGDTASALAAGCPVIVKAHPAHPGTSELVAQAVLRAAKATGMPQGVFSMVHADEAGSQDLVRRPEVKGVGFTGSKRGGRALFDVCAAREEPIPCFAEMGSVNPIFLHPEALEARAEAIGEGYAASLTLGVGQFCTNPGLVFAVQGEGLARFLKTVESKLAEVKPATMLTEAICHAYQSGAERLFGHDKLRLEAKGAGSLGEPHQATPALFSTTAEAFLADSSLADEVFGPCAILVVCASAEQMLQAAASLEGQLTASIHGPAASELTKSLLAELLHKAGRVVFDGFPTGVEVCPSLQHGGPYPAATDSRFTSVGTAAIFRWARPVCFQNAPAELLPPELKNSNEKGIWRTVNGVLTKEGV; via the coding sequence ATGCTTGACACCACCCTTCTTACCGGACGCAACTACCTAGGATTCGCCACCTCCAGCGAGGGAGCGGATCGCTTACACGCCGTCAACGCCTCGACGGGCGAGCAGCTGGCGCCTGCGTTCGCGCTCTCGACCTTTGACGAACGTGCGCTCGCCGCGCACCGGGCCGGCCAAGCGTTTTACGAGTTCGCCGCACTGCCCGCAGAGCGTCGTGCCGAGTTTCTCGATAGGATCGCCGAGGAGATCGACGCGCTGGGCGACTCCCTGCTGGAACGGGCGAACCTGGAGACGGCCCTTCCCATTCCCAGGCTCACGGGTGAGCGCGCAAGGACCACCAACCAGCTTCGGATGTTCGCCAGCCTGATCCGCGAGGGTTCCTGGGTGGACGCCCGAATCGACACGGCCCAGCCGGACCGGCAGCCCCTTCCCAAGCCGGACATCCGCCGTATGCTTGCGCCGCTCGGGCCGATCGTGGTGTTTGGGGCCAGCAACTTCCCGCTGGCGTTTTCGGTGGCGGGCGGCGACACGGCTTCGGCGCTTGCGGCGGGCTGCCCGGTCATCGTCAAGGCCCATCCGGCTCACCCGGGCACGTCCGAGTTGGTGGCGCAGGCGGTTCTGCGTGCGGCGAAAGCCACGGGAATGCCGCAGGGCGTGTTCTCGATGGTCCATGCTGACGAAGCCGGAAGCCAAGATCTCGTGCGGCGCCCGGAGGTCAAAGGGGTTGGGTTTACGGGTTCAAAGCGTGGCGGTCGAGCGCTGTTCGACGTGTGCGCCGCACGGGAGGAACCGATTCCCTGCTTCGCCGAAATGGGAAGCGTCAACCCGATCTTTCTGCACCCGGAAGCGCTCGAGGCGAGAGCGGAAGCCATCGGTGAGGGCTATGCGGCTTCGCTGACATTGGGAGTCGGTCAGTTCTGCACGAACCCGGGCCTGGTGTTTGCGGTCCAGGGCGAGGGACTTGCCCGCTTCCTGAAAACAGTGGAGTCCAAACTGGCGGAAGTTAAGCCTGCGACGATGCTTACTGAGGCCATTTGCCATGCCTATCAGTCGGGCGCGGAGAGGCTGTTTGGGCACGACAAACTGCGGTTGGAGGCAAAGGGCGCCGGGTCCTTGGGCGAGCCCCACCAAGCGACGCCGGCACTCTTCTCGACTACTGCCGAGGCGTTTCTTGCTGATTCCAGCTTGGCTGATGAGGTCTTCGGGCCCTGCGCGATCCTGGTGGTCTGCGCGTCTGCCGAGCAGATGCTCCAGGCGGCCGCGAGCCTGGAGGGGCAACTGACGGCCTCGATCCACGGCCCCGCTGCAAGCGAACTGACGAAGAGCCTCCTGGCCGAGCTCCTGCACAAAGCCGGGCGGGTGGTTTTTGACGGTTTTCCGACCGGAGTGGAGGTGTGCCCCTCGCTTCAACATGGGGGACCTTATCCGGCGGCGACCGATTCACGGTTCACGTCGGTCGGAACAGCGGCGATCTTTCGCTGGGCGAGGCCGGTCTGCTTCCAGAATGCTCCTGCCGAGCTATTGCCGCCTGAACTCAAGAATTCCAACGAGAAGGGTATCTGGCGAACGGTGAACGGGGTGCTGACGAAGGAAGGGGTCTGA
- a CDS encoding NAD(P)-dependent glycerol-3-phosphate dehydrogenase produces the protein MNVAVIGAGSWGTALSILLARNGHQVNLHGRNREHLEMLASARENLRHLPGFALPEEIEIVFEAGALGAPDIWLLATPAAGIQAAAQMLPESGGNVVIVAKGLAVGTNQLLSDAVLEARPGAKVAALSGPNLALEIARGIPTAAVAASAHEELAEKVAWTFNCRTFRVYISDDIIGVELAGALKNVLAIGAGMSDGLGFGDNSKGALLARGLREMTLLGMALGGKLDTFLGIAGVGDLFATAASKLSRNYRVGLAVGQGRTLQQALGEIGQVAEGVPTAEAAMVLARRNGVQMPVFEGIGAVLQGRMKPLEAVTLLMERMPKREGGFGEARE, from the coding sequence ATGAACGTTGCGGTGATCGGGGCGGGAAGCTGGGGCACGGCCCTTTCGATTCTGCTGGCGCGGAACGGCCACCAGGTCAATCTGCACGGCCGGAACCGCGAGCACCTCGAGATGCTGGCCTCGGCGAGGGAAAACCTGCGCCACCTTCCCGGATTCGCCCTTCCTGAGGAGATCGAAATCGTGTTCGAAGCCGGCGCTCTCGGTGCGCCCGATATCTGGCTGCTCGCCACACCCGCCGCCGGTATCCAAGCCGCGGCGCAGATGCTTCCGGAGTCGGGTGGCAACGTCGTGATCGTCGCAAAGGGCCTCGCCGTGGGGACCAACCAGCTCTTGAGCGATGCGGTGCTGGAGGCGCGTCCCGGAGCCAAAGTCGCGGCGCTAAGCGGCCCGAACCTGGCGCTTGAGATTGCGCGTGGCATTCCGACCGCCGCCGTTGCCGCCTCCGCCCATGAAGAGCTCGCAGAAAAGGTGGCCTGGACCTTCAACTGCCGCACGTTTCGCGTGTATATCAGCGACGACATCATTGGCGTTGAGCTTGCTGGGGCGCTCAAGAACGTGTTGGCCATCGGCGCCGGGATGTCGGATGGGTTGGGTTTCGGGGACAACTCGAAGGGCGCCCTCCTTGCGCGCGGCCTCAGAGAAATGACGTTGCTGGGTATGGCGCTTGGCGGCAAGCTTGATACCTTTCTGGGCATCGCCGGCGTGGGAGATCTTTTCGCCACGGCGGCGAGCAAGCTCAGTCGGAACTACCGCGTCGGGCTGGCGGTCGGGCAAGGAAGGACACTTCAGCAGGCGCTTGGCGAGATCGGCCAGGTCGCCGAAGGCGTGCCGACGGCCGAAGCTGCAATGGTGCTGGCACGCCGCAACGGGGTCCAGATGCCGGTTTTCGAGGGGATTGGAGCCGTGCTTCAAGGGCGCATGAAGCCGTTGGAGGCTGTCACGCTCCTCATGGAGCGCATGCCCAAGCGGGAAGGCGGGTTTGGCGAGGCGAGGGAGTAA
- the tnpA gene encoding IS200/IS605 family transposase encodes MPATYASLYFHLIFATKGRAPLLQPEIRSRLHGYLAGCAKNLGAVPLAIGGVEDHVHLLVSTKTTHCIADFARDLKRSATVWMQREMGMPSFAWQEGYGVFTVGFRGLDRVREYIANQEERHKTVDSRSELLSICRELGVEVDMRYFE; translated from the coding sequence ATGCCCGCCACCTACGCGAGCCTCTATTTCCACCTGATCTTCGCCACCAAAGGCCGTGCACCCCTTCTACAACCTGAAATCCGTTCGCGCTTGCATGGCTATCTCGCCGGTTGCGCCAAGAACCTCGGAGCCGTGCCTCTCGCTATCGGTGGTGTCGAAGACCATGTCCATCTCCTGGTCTCAACCAAGACAACACACTGCATCGCCGACTTTGCACGTGACTTGAAGAGATCGGCTACGGTCTGGATGCAGCGCGAAATGGGGATGCCTAGCTTTGCATGGCAAGAGGGCTATGGGGTGTTCACTGTTGGGTTCCGTGGTTTGGACAGGGTCAGGGAATACATAGCGAACCAGGAAGAGCGCCACAAAACCGTTGATTCCCGGTCGGAGCTACTCTCGATCTGCCGCGAACTGGGTGTCGAGGTGGACATGAGATATTTCGAATAG
- the ugpC gene encoding sn-glycerol-3-phosphate ABC transporter ATP-binding protein UgpC, which produces MAGVAFKNVTKVFGKDVIAVNDLNLAIKDKEFMVLVGPSGCGKTTALRMVAGLEEATGGDILIGEGRVNDVPPKDRDIAMVFQNYALYPHMNVYDNIAFGLRLRELKGFFWQLANMAEAKKIKEDIDKRVKETAAMLGIEKLLHRRPKELSGGQRQRVALGRAIVRKPKVFLMDEPLSNLDAKLRIQTRAELIRLHRSLGITTIYVTHDQVEAMTMGQRIAVMKDGLLQQCDEPETVYRKPANKFVAGFIGAPPMNFMDAKIEVSGGSTWVDAGDFKLPLNGDAKGKVKDGQAVTLGIRPEAIFDAAIPGHVKKGEHNAITMKVDVMEPLGHEYTAYLNIGSHNIIATLDPSTKIEEGKSFEFLVNLDEVHVFDAETEVAIR; this is translated from the coding sequence ATGGCAGGAGTCGCCTTTAAGAACGTCACCAAGGTCTTTGGCAAAGACGTCATCGCCGTCAACGACCTGAATCTCGCAATCAAGGACAAGGAGTTCATGGTGCTCGTCGGGCCCTCCGGCTGCGGCAAGACCACCGCGTTGCGCATGGTTGCCGGCCTGGAAGAAGCCACCGGCGGCGACATCCTGATCGGCGAGGGCCGCGTGAACGACGTGCCGCCAAAGGACCGCGACATCGCGATGGTCTTCCAGAACTACGCGCTGTACCCGCACATGAACGTGTACGACAACATCGCGTTCGGGCTCCGGCTCCGCGAGCTCAAGGGCTTTTTCTGGCAGCTCGCCAACATGGCCGAGGCCAAGAAGATCAAAGAGGACATCGACAAGCGCGTGAAAGAAACCGCCGCGATGCTGGGCATTGAGAAGCTCCTGCACCGCCGCCCGAAAGAGCTTTCCGGAGGCCAAAGGCAGCGCGTCGCGCTGGGACGGGCGATCGTTCGCAAACCCAAGGTCTTCCTCATGGACGAGCCGCTCTCCAACTTGGACGCCAAGCTCCGCATCCAGACCCGCGCCGAGCTCATCCGGCTGCACCGATCCCTCGGGATCACCACCATTTACGTCACGCACGACCAGGTCGAGGCCATGACCATGGGCCAGCGCATCGCCGTCATGAAAGATGGCCTGCTCCAGCAGTGCGACGAACCTGAGACGGTCTACCGAAAGCCGGCGAACAAGTTCGTGGCGGGCTTCATCGGCGCGCCGCCCATGAACTTTATGGACGCCAAGATCGAGGTCTCTGGAGGCTCTACGTGGGTGGACGCAGGCGATTTCAAGCTTCCCCTGAACGGCGACGCGAAGGGCAAGGTGAAGGACGGCCAGGCGGTCACGCTCGGCATTCGGCCCGAGGCGATTTTCGATGCGGCGATCCCCGGCCACGTGAAGAAGGGCGAGCACAACGCGATCACCATGAAAGTGGACGTGATGGAGCCGCTCGGCCACGAATACACGGCCTACCTGAACATCGGCAGCCACAACATCATCGCCACGCTGGACCCCTCGACGAAGATCGAAGAGGGCAAGAGCTTCGAGTTCCTGGTGAATCTGGACGAGGTCCACGTTTTCGACGCCGAGACGGAAGTCGCGATTCGGTAG
- a CDS encoding 1-acyl-sn-glycerol-3-phosphate acyltransferase, translated as MDDPQPESNDIELQSPLFGLLGLPFWRFVARVMLLVLGPLRVRNKRQIPGAGGLLILSNHLADVDPVAIQVGCPRAIYFMGKSELFEMPFLGRFLHWFRAFPVKRGEPDRTAIKKAVAYLKAGQAVCVFPEGELSESSALLPLKPGVALIARMADVPIICAGINGTNRILPYGRLLPKPAFGGVSLRWGEPHKFEKGASAEEIMGWVEQQLRSLTDQPLVSSPNP; from the coding sequence ATGGACGATCCTCAGCCCGAAAGCAATGACATCGAACTGCAGAGCCCCCTGTTTGGGCTGCTCGGGCTTCCTTTCTGGCGCTTCGTCGCCAGGGTGATGCTCTTGGTGCTCGGCCCATTGAGGGTACGAAACAAACGCCAGATCCCCGGAGCCGGAGGCCTCCTCATCCTCTCAAACCACCTTGCAGACGTGGACCCCGTCGCGATCCAAGTCGGGTGCCCGCGCGCAATCTACTTTATGGGAAAGAGCGAGCTCTTTGAAATGCCCTTTCTGGGCCGTTTCCTTCACTGGTTTCGCGCGTTCCCGGTCAAGCGGGGCGAGCCGGACCGCACAGCGATCAAGAAGGCCGTCGCCTATTTGAAGGCGGGCCAAGCTGTCTGCGTCTTCCCGGAGGGCGAGCTCAGCGAGAGCTCCGCGCTTTTGCCCCTCAAGCCTGGCGTCGCCCTTATCGCCCGGATGGCCGATGTGCCCATCATCTGCGCCGGGATCAACGGAACCAACCGCATCCTCCCCTACGGCAGATTGCTCCCCAAACCCGCGTTTGGCGGCGTCTCGCTTCGCTGGGGAGAGCCGCACAAGTTCGAGAAGGGAGCGAGCGCCGAGGAGATCATGGGCTGGGTTGAACAGCAGCTTAGGTCGCTGACCGATCAGCCTCTTGTCAGTTCGCCCAATCCCTAG
- a CDS encoding GNAT family N-acetyltransferase, with amino-acid sequence MDRETLIRCEMAEAAAFASIYRNTRPEVAKKLGVGLLPIGSTWAGKCDALNDPLYNRCNGLGLLETFGDEEFDQLAAFFGNQNWAVEIAPIAHGVDEERLWRRGMVRGEDYPKFIRSTSVPLPKPDPRVRELSVLDFSTFARVAVEAFKMPPAALEWFLADVPDEHCHYFLAELLGQPAGTAFLYTYEGVGWLGAGCVLPDFRGQGLQRALIEARIRKAAAEGCEWVTSETGADKPDSPNYSCRNMLACGFEVAYERTYAKFVPEIN; translated from the coding sequence ATGGATCGCGAGACCCTGATTCGGTGCGAAATGGCCGAGGCTGCCGCCTTTGCTTCCATCTATCGCAACACCCGCCCCGAAGTGGCCAAGAAGCTCGGCGTGGGGCTGCTGCCGATCGGCTCCACCTGGGCAGGAAAGTGTGATGCGCTTAATGACCCGCTCTACAACCGGTGCAACGGGCTGGGGCTTCTGGAAACCTTTGGGGACGAGGAGTTCGACCAGCTCGCGGCGTTCTTCGGCAACCAGAACTGGGCGGTCGAGATCGCTCCCATCGCCCATGGCGTCGATGAGGAACGCCTTTGGCGTCGAGGCATGGTGCGGGGTGAAGACTATCCCAAGTTCATCCGGTCCACATCCGTGCCCTTGCCCAAGCCCGACCCCCGTGTTCGCGAGCTTTCGGTGCTGGATTTCAGTACCTTTGCCCGCGTCGCCGTCGAGGCGTTCAAAATGCCTCCCGCTGCCCTGGAGTGGTTTCTGGCGGACGTCCCCGACGAGCATTGCCACTATTTCCTTGCCGAACTCCTGGGTCAGCCCGCCGGCACCGCCTTTCTCTACACCTACGAGGGGGTCGGATGGCTCGGCGCGGGCTGCGTCTTGCCGGACTTTCGGGGGCAGGGGCTTCAGCGTGCGTTGATCGAGGCGCGGATTCGCAAAGCGGCGGCTGAAGGTTGTGAATGGGTGACCAGCGAGACGGGCGCCGACAAACCGGACAGCCCAAACTACTCCTGCCGCAACATGCTGGCCTGCGGGTTCGAGGTGGCGTATGAGCGAACCTATGCCAAGTTTGTGCCTGAAATCAACTAG
- a CDS encoding phosphoribosylglycinamide formyltransferase yields MDPVPKTRLAILIGPKGRGTNLKAIARACQDGRLEAEVAVVISPAGDSPAAQWVREQGLTLELVSPKAEAYGGGLLAVLRAHSAEWVCLAGYTRLLPTEVLNAYAGRILNIHPALLPKYGGKGMYGSHVHEAVVAAGETESGCSVHLVTERYDEGPIIFQVRCPVEPGDTPETLAARVLELEKQAYWQAIAQAIKRPHSA; encoded by the coding sequence ATTGATCCCGTGCCCAAAACACGGCTTGCCATTCTGATCGGCCCTAAGGGCCGAGGCACCAACCTGAAGGCGATTGCCCGGGCCTGCCAGGATGGGCGGCTCGAAGCCGAGGTGGCCGTCGTCATCTCGCCGGCCGGCGATTCGCCCGCCGCCCAGTGGGTGCGCGAACAGGGACTGACCCTGGAGCTCGTTTCGCCAAAGGCAGAAGCCTATGGCGGGGGCCTTCTGGCGGTTTTGCGCGCCCACAGCGCCGAATGGGTGTGCCTCGCAGGCTACACCCGCCTACTGCCCACCGAAGTGCTCAACGCCTACGCCGGCAGAATTCTGAACATTCACCCGGCGCTCCTCCCGAAGTACGGCGGCAAAGGGATGTATGGCTCGCACGTTCACGAGGCCGTGGTTGCGGCGGGCGAAACCGAGTCCGGTTGCTCGGTCCACCTCGTAACGGAGCGCTACGACGAGGGACCGATCATCTTTCAAGTCAGGTGTCCCGTCGAACCAGGCGACACTCCGGAGACTCTCGCGGCCCGCGTCCTGGAACTCGAGAAGCAGGCCTATTGGCAGGCGATCGCCCAGGCCATCAAGCGGCCACATTCGGCCTAA
- a CDS encoding nuclear transport factor 2 family protein has translation MDPKDLLARHLGQASPTPDADTSFYADDVVAEFPYAPPDHTRKLEGVEAVVAFMRRIPTFAEDFELGEPTIYPTADGFVAEYHGEATFKSTGLRYAQDYVSFFTVRDGKIARIKEYYDPLRVLRAMGEVE, from the coding sequence ATGGATCCCAAAGACCTTCTCGCCAGGCATCTGGGCCAAGCCTCGCCGACTCCCGACGCCGACACCTCGTTCTATGCCGACGACGTCGTGGCGGAGTTTCCCTACGCACCACCTGACCACACCCGCAAGTTGGAGGGCGTCGAGGCGGTCGTCGCTTTCATGCGCCGGATCCCCACCTTTGCCGAGGACTTCGAACTGGGTGAACCGACGATCTACCCCACAGCCGATGGCTTCGTCGCCGAATACCACGGCGAGGCGACCTTCAAGTCGACGGGCCTGCGCTACGCCCAGGACTACGTCTCCTTCTTCACCGTCCGGGACGGCAAGATCGCGCGGATCAAGGAGTACTACGATCCGCTAAGGGTGCTCAGGGCGATGGGGGAAGTGGAGTGA